DNA sequence from the Methanofollis formosanus genome:
TCGTCGACCACCACCACCCGGACGCGATCGTCGACGATTACCTGGTCGCCCATGTCAACCCCTACCATGTGGGTGCCGACTTCGGGATCACGGCCGGGATGCTCGGGACCGAGGTAGCCCGGCTCATTTTCCCGGGCGTGAGCGACCGGATCAAACACTTCCCGGCGGTCGCCGCGGTCGGCGACCGGAGCGAGGCGCCGGAGAGACAGCGCTACCTTGATCTCATCGCCGAGGAGTACTCCGAGGACGTGTGCAAGGACATCGCCCTCGCCCTGGACTACGAGCAGTTCTGGCTCCGGTTCAACGACGGCAGGGAGATCGTCAAGGACATCCTGAATGTGGACGGCGAGCGGGACCTGCAGGACAAGTTCGTCAACCTCCTGGTCGACGAGGCGAACGCCGCCATCGAGGGCCAGATGGAAGCCTCCATGCCCCATGTCACCGAGGAGATCCTCCCGAACGGCGCTCATCTCTTCAGGATCGACGTGGAGATCTTCGCCCACCGCTTCACCTTCCCGCCCCCGGGCAAGACGTCGGGCGAGATCCACGACCGGCTCTGCAAGCAGCACCCCGGCGAACCGGTGGTCACGCTCGGGTTCGGCCCGGACTTCGCGGTGCTCCGTTCCCGCGGCGTGATGATGAACATCCCGCAGATGGTCCGGGAACTCCACGAGGAGATCCGGGGCGGCGGGATCAGCGGCGGCGGCCACCTGGTGGTCGGGTCGATCAAGTTCGTCGAAGGGATGCGCGAGGCGGCGCTCGCCGGTCTGGTCGAGAAGATCGGACGCGTGCCGGTGGAATCGTCCCTGCCCGCACAATCCGAGGACTGAATAAGGCTCAGGCCCTCTTCTTCCCTCGCACGGAACAAGAGGTCGGGGTCATACAGTACCCTTCTGGTACTCTTTTCTTCTCCTGTCGTGCCGTCTTCTCCTAACGCTCACTTCCGGCGAAAGGGATATATGCGGCGGCCCTGAGGTAGTACTTCATCGGAGGGATTGCTATGGTACGAAGCATATATGCCAGGATCTCCGGGGTCGGCATCGTCTGCGCTCTTCTCCTGCTGGCCCTGGTCGTCATCGCACCGGCCGCGGCACGGGGAGATACGATCGCCGAGATCGAATCTGGAGACACGGTCTTTGTCTATGAAGAAGGGTTGGACCTCTCGGCCCTGAGAAACGAAACGACCGATACCCCGGTGACCGCGCTGGTCAAGTACACGGACGACGACCTCGATAAGGGTGAGATAAACCGCATCTCGGTCCCGGACGAGACCGACTTCGACCTCGACGATGCCGATGTCGGTGAATACACCGGACTGTACTACGCCTACAGCAAGGAAGACAACGCCCGCACCGGGAAGAGGATCATGGTCAGGTACCCCGAGGTCAGGATCGAACCCGTCCTCGCCGCCCCGAACCATGCCGACCGGATCGAGGGGATCACCATCCCGACCGGGACGGCGATCGCCTTCAAGGTGATCGGTTCCTATGTGGGCACCCAGTACGTCGCCGGCGACGAGCACGCCTCGGTCGACATCGTGGTCACGACACCTGGCGGAGCCGAACTGACGACGTTCGAAGGGCGCGATCTTACGGATCTCCCGCTCACTGCCTCAAACTTCTACACCGACGATCCGGGAATGCCGGGTCCGATCAGACTCGAAGGACTTGAGGAAGGGAAGTATAAAGTCCAGGCACGGTGGCACTCTCCGCAGGGTTTTGCCGACTATGCGGAGGACTCGAATATCATTACCATCTATTCGGGCGAGAGGATCGGGGTCAATACCCCCCTGCCGACGCCGACGGTGACGACGGTGACAACGCCGACCACGACCGTCACCGGAACCCCGACGGCGGCACCGACAACGGCTGTACCAACGGAGACTACAGCCGAAACAACAGTGTCTGAAACTTCGGTTCCGGAGACGACCACGACGGTCCCGGCCACGACGCCTGCGCCGACCCCGCTGACATTGATCCCCGTTTTCGCCGCACTTTTGCTCGGCATCCTTGTGATGACGAGAGAATAGAATCATCTTTTTTTATGGAACTATAACCGACTTAGAAGCCAGAAATACTCATTTACAGGGAGAGAAGCAGGGAAAAACACAAGATATATATAAAGAAGTGCTGATAGGTCTAACAAGCCGAGGTATCGATATGAGTAACAATAAGAGTATCCGGGAAAACTATAACGATACACAGAACCGGATTGTCAAATATCTCATGGGGGGTTTAAGAAAAGGCAAACATTACTTCAAGTCGAAGTATATCGCTCACGACCTTGGACTCTCGGCAAAAGAGGTCGGCACCAACCTCGCTATCCTCTCAGAGATCTGTGAAGAACTCGAGATCAAGAGGTGGAGTTACTCGAACTCGACGACATGGATGGTCAGCCCCAGGGCGGCATGATTAATATACACGGCCACAATTTTTAGGTATGGAACCGATCGTCTCTTTCGAGTCTGAGATCGAATTTGTCGCCAGGATCAACGAGTTCAAGGACTGCATCATGCAGCAGGGCCCGGAGAGCGGGGGAGAACAGGATCCCGAGCAACTCTGGTTCAACATCGATATCCCGAAGGGCCACGGACTCAAGGCGGGCGACCGCGTGCGGATCACCGTCGAGAAGATCTGAACTGATGAAGAGCGAGGTTCCGGTGTGCCGGTGTCAAAGGCGCGATCGGAATCGATCATGAAAACCATCGGTGACGGTGGATTTCAAAGAACCGCCTGAAACAGACGTTTCATGAGCGATTCTTCAGAAAAAACAATGCCCTTTTTTCTGCCCTGAAGAAATCAATCCTCCTTCGGCTTTGTAGAATCATCGTGATAGTTCTCTTCGACGGGTGGCTGGCCGCCCCCCTTTCAGGGTCATTGCTCCGCCTTCCACCCCAATCTTCATCCTGGGGGTCAGGGGACGGAGCCCCCGGCATAAACATGAGGGAAGGCGATAGATGAAGGTCACAGGGGGTTGAGGTGATGAAAAGAGGATGTTTTCTACAGAGCCGAGCCCAGGATACTTTTGGGATATGCTCCATGAAAATGATCGCTAAAATTGTGTCTATAGATGTTGCATGATGATTCGAACTCACCAAATCTCGCTGAAGCCGATATACAGAGGATAAAATCTTCTTCAGAGTGATCAGCCGCTCCAATCGTTGAATCTTCACCGCTGTCTTGTGCCGGGGGGTTGCACCCCTGATTCCTCACGACGAGGATAGACGGGGGCGGCGATGGAACAAGACCCCACCGGTTCTTCAGTCTTGAATAAAAGAGCGATCGAACGACGAGAAATTTTCATCCCGTATGTTTGAGGCGTAATCTCGCCTCATGAGCAATTACCATGAAAATGATCCTGACGATCATCTCTCCAGGTTTCCATAATGGTTTGAATCCACCACCCGCCTTCAGGACAGATACAGATATTGCAGATGCATCTCCTGAATGATCGGGCCTCTGCCTTCCCGGCCCTATCTTCGTCCCGGGGGTCCGGGGGCAGCGCCCCCGGCACCGATGTTTGGGAAGGCGTGATGATCCGATGTGCCGCCCCCATCGTAGAATCGTTCCTGGAATCCCGCACCGGGGGGTTTCACCCCCCGGACCCCCCACGACGAAGATCGGTGGGGGCGGCAATGAAGTGGTCGCCCTATGTGGTGTCCTGCTCCGAAGAGGGAGCAAGGATCCACTCACTAGAGACCACCAAGAATTTTCATCCCGTATGCTTGAGCCCAGGGTTCATGTCCGATTCTACAAAGCCCTGCACCTCTCCATCTCAGGACAAATGATCAAAATCCCCATGGAGGTTTACAAATACTCCCAATTTCGACAAAATGAAGTTATTTCGTGAAAAATCAACATCGTAATGATAAAATACCGATATACCATATACACTGGTGATGGCACGCGAGAAACTCAAACTCTGCGTATTTGGGTCCTTCAATGCAGGGAAGACTTCTCTTATCACCGCCCTCGATCCCTCTTCCAGGCATGTCGAGGCCGACTGCGACGGCGGGTCGACGACCGTCGCCCTCGACTTCGGCCGGGTGCAGGTGGGGGAGCAGCAGGTCTATCTCTTCGGGACACCAGGGCAGGACAGGTTTGAGTTTGCCAGAAAGATCCTCTCCAGGGGGATGGACGGAGCGATCATCGTAGTGGACTCGACCTATGCACCCGACGAGATGACGCGTGAATTGTATTCGTGGCTGAAGGGGACCGGGCTGCCGGTCGTCTTCATGCTCAACAAGTGCGACCTCCCCGAGTCCAGGCCCTCGCTCTATGCCGACGTGATCGGCGACGCCTCGGTCCACCTCGTCTCCGCCCGGACAGGCGAGAATGTGCATGAAGCGCTTGTCTCCTTTGTCAGCGGCATCGTCGAGGACGCCGATCCCGTTTTGTAGAAGGCCTCACACGTCGCGCCGGGGGCGCTGCCCCCCGCAAAGATATCGATCCTTTTCTATAACACCGCCTCTACTCACCCAATCGATAACCCCTCCCTTCAGATCAATCCCTTACCTCTCAACCCCCCGGATCTTCTCCAGGAAACCGGAAACAAATACTATATCTTCTCTTAATGGTCACACTCTGGTAATGGCAGCAACTCCCCCCACCACACCTTTTATCGGGCTCTCCTGCCTCTGCATCCTCGCTCTCGCTCTGACCGCAGGATGTACCGGCATCGGGTTTGGAGAGGCGACCTACACAGACGGCGCCCTCCAGCTCGAGGTGGACAACCCGTCAGAACCCACGGAGGCCACCCTCCAGGTGACGGTTGTGAAGACCAGCGGTTTCGGACAGGAACAGGTCGATACCTTTGTCAAAATCGAACACTTTCAGGAAGGCACCAATATCTTCTCCTTCCCGGTGGCCCTCGAACCAGGCACCTATAAACTCTATCTCTATCTCCTGAAAGGGGATGAACGGACGGCCGCCGTGATCAGGGACCTGCAGGTGTGACCATGAACGAATGTCTGGACGCCGCACGCGGGAGCGTACCTGCCGATCGTCTCTTCACCCACCTCTCCCTGTACAACCCCTTCACCTGCACCTGGGAAGAGACCTCCTTTGCGGTGAAGGACGGAACGGTCGTCGGGGTGGGCGAGGGTTACGAGGCCCTGGAGACCGTCGACCTGGAGGGCGCGAGGGTCGTGCCCGGCCTTATCGACGCTCATGTGCATATCGAGAGTTCTCTGCTCACACCCGGCGAATACGCGCGGGCAGTGTTGCCGCGGGGGACGACGACGGTCGTCGCCGACCCCCACGAGATCGCCAATGTATCAGGGAAAGAGGGGATCGAGTTCGTCCTCTCGGAGGGATCGCGCTCAGCCCTCTCGGTCCTGGTCACCCTCCCCTCCTGTGTCCCGGCCACTCCCCTGGACGAGGGCGGGGCCGTGCTCACGGCAGACGACCTTGCGGAATTTGTCGGGAGAGATGAAGTGGTGGGACTGGGCGAGGTGATGAATGTCCCCGGCGTCCTGAACGGCGATCCCGAGGTCTGGAAAAAGCTCGGGCTCTTCCGGGTCAGGGAGGGGCACGCACCCATGCTCTCGGGAAAAGACCTCAACGCCTATGTGTTCGCCGGGATACAGAGCGACCACGAGTCCACGACGCTTGAGGAGGGTGAGGAGAAACTCCGCCTCGGGATGTACGTCATGATGAGGGAGGGCTCGACCGAGCGAAACATCCGGGCCCTCGCGCCCCTGCTCACGCCCTGCACCTCGTCGCGCTGCTGTCTGGCGACCGACGACCGGCACGCCGACATGCTCCTCTCGGAGGGGCATATCGACGACTGCATCAGGAAACTGGTGAGGTGCGGGGTGTCCCTGGAACTGGCGCTCAGGGCGGTGACCCTCTCCTCCGCCCGGCGGTTCGGGCTTGATGACCGGGGTGCGATCGCACCGGGCCGGCGGGCCGACTTCTGCGTGCTCAGGGGTTCGCCGGAGTTCGAGGTGGAGACGACCTACGTACAGGGAGTACACTACGAAGATCCCGGCTATCAGACGCCGGCGTGCCCGCCGCCGGTCTTCAGGTGCCGCCCGCCCGTCCCTGAGGACCTTGCGATCGGGGGCAAGGGCATCGCCCGCGTCATCGGCCTGACCGAGGGGCAGATCGTCACCGACGACCTGCGGTGCAGGGTGGAGGACGTCCCTGACCTGGAGCATGACATCCTCAAGGTCGCGGTCTGCGACCGGTACCGGAACGGCGGGTGCGGGGTTGGCCTGGTCCACGGTTTCGGGATGAAAGAGGGTGCGATCGCCGCAAGCGTCTCCCACGACACCCACAACATCGTCGCCGTCGGGGTCTCGGACGAGGAGATCTGCCGGGCGATCAGGTCGGTGATCGCCCATCAGGGCGCGATGGTCACGGTGAGGGGCGAGCGGGTGACTGTCCTTCCCCTGCCGTGCGGGGGGTTGATGGCAACCGAGCCCTACCCGGAGGTCTGCCGGAGGCTCGAGGCCCTCACGGAGGAGACCAGGGCGATGGGGGCGGTCGAGCACCCGTTCATGTACCTCTCGTTCCTTGCGCTGACCGTCATCCCGCACCTCCGGGTGACCGACCGCGGGGTCTTTGATGCGGCGGCCTTCGCCGATGTCCCGCTCTTCTGTGAGGAGGGAAAGTAATGGACGAACATATCATCGAGGCCGCCGGGAAGGCGCGAGTCGTCGTCAGGGACGGGAAGGTCGTCGAGGTGGGCGAACCGGTGATCCGGTCATGCCCGCTCGCCGAACGGTTCTCCTATCCGGTCATGGAGATGACGAGAGAAGAGATCCAGAAGAACATCGAGGAGCGGATCCGCACCTTCGGGATGTGCACGCCTGAACGCAGGGTACTTGCCGACCCGGACTTCGTCCTCTTCGGGGCTTCGGAACTGATGAGCGCAGCGGTGCGGCGGGGCGACCTCGACGCCGCAGTCGTCGCCTGCGACGGGGCCGGGACGGTCGTCGCCATAAACCCGCGGCTGGTCCAGGGGATAGGCGGGCGGATGTCGGGACTGGTGAAGACCTCGCCCATCCCCGCAGTGATCAGCAGGATCGAGGAGAACGGCGGGATGGTGCTCGACCCCGAGACGGCGCGGATCGATCCGGTCGCCGGGGTCGAAGCGGCGGTGCAGGCCGGGTACCGGACGGTGGCGGTGACCGTCGCCTCGCCCGACATGGCCGAGGAGGTGAGGATACGCTACCCCGACGCCCTCATCGTGGGGGTGCACCTGACCGGGCTGTCGGCCGAGGAGGCCGAACGGATCGCGGCGGTGGCTGATATCGTGGCGGTCTGCGCCTCACGACACCTCCGCGAGGCGGCCGGACGGCGGGCTCTCCTTCAGGCCGGGACCGTGGTCCCGGTCTTTGCCCTGACGCAAGCAGGCAAAGAGATCATCCTGGCAAAGATCAGGGAGACCGACCGGCAGGTGCTGGTCACCGGCGGGCATCTCCCGGTCGCGGGAACGCGGGGGCCCGAGCCGCTGGTGTGAGATAACCAGAGGGTTCAAGGGTTTATCTCCGGGGTTCAACCATCGAACCCCTGCAATTTTTCCAATTTATCTTTTTTTCATTCTTATTCTCCAAACGATACCATGAGAATCAGACTATATGTCATGCTCCTCCTCATCGCCGTATGTACCGGTGCGGTGACGGCGGAGGAGAACACGGCGGCCCAGGTTGCGATCACCGGGGTTGCCGTCGATCCGGGTGTGCTCATGAAGGGCGACACCGGGACGGTCACCGTCACGGTCACCAACAATGGCCAGACCAGCGTCCCGATCGCGCGTGCCGCCCTCCTGGGCAACGACCTCTCGGTCCAGGACTCGGGGATCTACTCGTCGGTGAGCAACCTGGGTGCGGGAAATTCGATGGACTTCACCTTCACCGTGCAGGCCGATACCGCCGACGGGATCTATTATCCTTCCTTCTATCTCGACTACCGGGACGCAGGAAGCCTGCGCTATCCGGTGCCGGTGAAGGTGGAAAGCAGCGGACTCGAGGTCTCGGTGCTTCAGCAGCCTGAGGTCTATGCCGAGGAGAGGACCGAGACCGTCACGCTCCTGATCGGCAACCCGCGCGAGAACATGGTGAGCGGCGTCACCGTCAGGCCGGTGGGGGAGGGGATCGAGACGACCCAGACCAGCGCCTTTGTCGGCGACCTCCAGCCGGGCGGCTCGGCCGAGGTGACCTTCGACCTCCGCGCCTCGCAGTCGACCGACCTCACCTTCGAGACGACCTACCGGAACGGGATGAACTCTCACACCGCCGCGACGACGGTGCCGGTGGAGGTCGGCGAGGGGAAGGTCCGCGCCGAACCGGTGGTCAACAACATCAACGTAGTACAGAGTGGCGGACAGTTCACGGTCAGCGGGGACGTGAACAATGCCGGCCTTGAGGAAGCGAAGTCGGTCGTCGTGACCGTCGCCGAGCCTGCGATCCCCTCTGGCGCCTACCCGGCCTATGTCGTCGGGGCCCTCGAGCCTGACGACTTTTCCAGTTTCGAAGTGACCTTCACGGCGTCCGGCACCTCACCGGTCCCTCTTCTGGTCCAGTACAAGGACGGGGACGGGAATGCCTATGAAACGAGTTGTTCGGTTGATCTCAGGGGGGCCGGGACCGCGGCGCCGGCGAACGGCGATGTCGAGAACATGGCGGCTTCGAAGTCAGGCGGGCGCAACCCGATGGGCACCTTCGGCGGAGGGCTGCAAAACCTTCCGATCACCGAGATCCTCGTCGGTCTCCTGGTCGTCGTCGGTGCCCTCGTCGCCTGGCGGAAAGGGCTCTTTGCCGCCGCCGTACGGAAGGGCAGGGCGCGTCTGGGTCGGGACCGGGACGAGGACTGAACCGGGGTCAGGACAATGAACGATCTTCCGGTGATCAGACTGGACGGGGTGACCAGGGTCTACTCCATCCCTGCAGGAGACGTGGTGGCCCTCGACGATGTCTCCCTCGATATCATGGAAGGAGAGTTCGTGGCGATCATGGGGCCGTCGGGTTCGGGCAAGTCCACCCTGCTCAACCAGATCGGGAGCCTGGACGTCCCGACCTCAGGCGACCTCTTCATCGACGGGAGGAACACCAGGGAGATGACCGACGACGAACTCACCGATCTCAGGCGGGACTCCATCGGCTATATCTTCCAGAAATTCAACCTCATCCCGCTCCTCACGCTCTATGAGAACGTGGAGTATCCGCTCATCCTGAAGTACGGGAAGCGGGACGAGAGTGGACGGGCTACGGAGTTGTTGAAGATGGTCGGGCTCGAAGGGGCGATGATCGAGCATACCCCGACCGAGATCTCGGGCGGGCAGCAGCAGCGGGTGGCCATCGCACGGGCGCTGGTCAATGACCCGAAGATCCTCCTCTGCGACGAACCGACCGGGAACCTGGACTCGAAGACGAGCACCCAGATCATGGAGATCCTGGCCGACCTGAACCGGCGCGGCAAGACGGTGGTGATGGTCACCCACGACCCGGCGACGGCCGAGTATGCGAACAGGACGATCGTCATCAGGGACGGGAGGGTCGAGTGATGGCCGCCGATATCTTCTTCGACCTCTCGGTGAGGAGTGTGCGGCGTCACTTCCTCCGCTCGCTCCTCGCCGCCGTCGGGATCGTCATCGGGGTGGTCGCCATCACCTCGATGGGGATCATGGGGACGAGCATGAGTCTCTCGGTGACCGACTCGCTCACCGAGACCGGAAATGTGCTGGTGATCTATCCGGACTCAGGCGGGGACGGCGGCGGCAAGATGGGCGGGCCGTCAGGGGGCGACGAGGACGAGTACATCTCGGAGAATCAGGTCAGGGATATCGTCAGGGCCGCGGGTTCCAATGAGGTCGTCCCGATCTATTCAGAGACCGAGCAGATCCGGGCGGGTTCGGAGGAGAGACGGGCCACCATCTATGGCCTCGACACCGACCAACTCCCTGACCTTTTCGAGGTCGCCGAGGGCGACTATCCCAGGAGCACCTCGGGGGTGCTCGTCGGTCCGACGCTTGCCGAAAACCTGGACCTGAAGGTGGGGACCAGGATCAAGATCGGCGATCCGGACGACGAGGGCCAGCACACCGTCAGGGTCAACGGGATCCTGGAAGAGCGGGGCATGTCGATGGACCTCAACACCGACAATGCCGTCATCGCATCTGACCGGTGGTTCACCTCCGTCTTCGGCGGTGAGGGGGAGTACGACCAGGTGAACGTGGTTGTCGGGGCGATCGAGGATATCGATCAGGTCAAGGACGATATCGACCGGCACCTGAACAAGAAGGATGACGAGGTGAGGATCTGGGACTCAGGGCAGATGCTTGAGTCGATCACCTCGACGCTCGATACGATGACCGGGTTTATCATGGCGATCGGCGGGATCTCGCTGCTGGTCGCGGCGGTGAGTATCTTCAATGTGATGATGATGTCGGTGACGGAGCGGACGCGCGAGATCGGGATCCTCCGGAGTATCGGGACGAGACGAACCATCGTCAGGAGGATGTTCCTGTACGAGGCGTTCATCCTCGGCGGCGTGGGTGCGGTGATCGGCGGAGTGCTGAGTCTGGTCGCCGGGTACCTCGCGGTGCTCGTAATGATCGGGGATGCGGCGTACTTCTTCACGCCTGAAGCTCTGATCTATGTTCCGTACGGGATGTGCATCGGAGTCGCGGTCTGTGTCTTCTCAGGGCTCTATCCGGCATGGAAGGCGGCCGACCTCGATCCGGTCATGGCCCTGGCGGCGGAGTGAAGGTTTCATACTCTCAAGGCGCATGGAGGAATGAGGTGGATGATGGAGGACGAAGAAGGGACTCACACACTCCTGGTCGAGCGCGACGAGGACTTCCTCGCCGAACTCTCCGAGTATCTCGACGTGCTCGGGAGCGGGACGCGCCTGAAGATCCTGAAGGCAATCGAGCGGCGGCCCAAAGATGTCAGAGAAATCTCGCGCGAGATCGAGACGAGTTATGAGAACACCAAGAAGCACATCGACAAACTGCTCAGGATCGGGGTGATCAGGAAGGAGGCCGGGATGAGCAGGCCGACGGTGAAAGGGGTGCATCCGGTCTGGAAGTATTCGGTGGTTCCCGGCGGGATGGAGGGGATTGTCAGGAGTCTCAGTCTTTTTGGCAATATCGGGCTCATGCCCTCCGACGCCGTGCTCTCCGAACGTCTTGCTGCGGTGCAGGAGCAGGTCTCGGAGGAACTGGCGACGGCCGTGCCGGTGCTGATGCTCCTCGGCGGTCCAGACGACGGGAAGGTCTTCCCCCTCCATGGGGAGCGGGTCGCCGTCGGCCGCGAGGACCCTGCCGGGGCGGGAGAGTACGACGAGGTGGTCGATATCGTCCTCGCCGAGCATTACGCCGCGGTGACCAGGGTCACGCGCCCGCACGCCCTGCTGACGCTGGAGGAGGGTACCTGGTACCTGGAGGACTGCGGGAGCACCGGCGGGACGGTGCTCAACAGTGTCCCGCTCGAAGGGAAACAGAAGGTCGCCCTCAGTGACGGAGACCTCATCGGTCTCGGGAAGGGCATGAAGGGCGCACGTCTCGTCGTCACCCTGCCAGGGGCCTGAGGCGGCAGGGTCGCATTCCGTCGATTTCATACCCTCCTCTCTCCCATACTTTTTCTGGTCAAAATATCCCCGCTCTCTCCGGGGGTACCCCGACGATGACATGCATGCGATCCCCTGAGGCCCTCATCTGGTGTCTGCTCCTTTTTTTCCTCGTCGGAGTGGTCGCTCCGGTCATGGGAGCGGCGGAGGTGATGATCCCCGTCGAAGGGCCGCATATGGACGTCCAGGAGATGCAGCACCCCTGGAGGGAGGGGAATGTCACCGGGGACGCGGGAGGTTTCCAGCCGGCGAGGGCCGGGTTCCATCCGGCGGCGAATCAGGCAGCCCTGGCAACGACGGTGATGGCCTACTTCACCGCCTTCTTCAGCGTCGGCCTCTCCATCCTGGTCGTCGCCGTGCTCTTCACCCTTGGCAGGGGGACGTCTCGGGGCTACCGATATGCCCTCCCCCGAGGGGGTTTTGGGCTTCTCGCAACGGCGTACGGTATCTCCGGATCGTTCTCCGCCATCTTTGCCGTCGGTGCTCTCTCGACCTTCAACCTGGTGACGATGAACTCCATCTCCGGCGGGGGACGAGCGCCCGACCTGACTGTCGCCTTCGTGGGCATCTGTCTTGTCTACCTTGCCTTCTCCTCCTTCGCCCTCGCGTATGCATCCTTCAGGCGTCTCCCGGTGATCTACCTTCTCAGGGCCCACCCGCTCCCGGCCCTGACCCTTCTCCTGGTCGGTCTGGTCGGAGCCGTGCCGCTCTTCCGCGGGCCGGGCGGCGATCTCCTCGCGGTGCCGGTGCTCCTTGCGTCTGCGATCTTTCCGGTTCTCCAGATGCGGGGTCTCACCGTCACGGAGCGGGGATCCGCGACGATCACCGGCGGGGACGAAGGGCCTCTGACGGTCGTCGGGGACGAAGAGGCGGTGCCTCCGAGATCGCCGTCCGGTTTTCCCGCGGGGTTTTCGGGGCGGTACGCCGATGTGACGTACGTCGGCAGAGGTGGGAACGCGAGCGTCTTCCGGGCGGTCCGCCGTACCGACGGCGAGGTGGTCGCGGTCAAGATCCCCCTCGGGACCGACGAACTGACCGGCCGCTACTTCCTCAAGGAGATGCGGATTTGGGAGGGGCTCGACCACCCGAATATCGTGAGGCTGTACGCCCTCAACATCCTGCCCGTCCCCTTCGTCGAGATGGAATATGTGGAACAGTCGCTCCAGGAGATCGAGAAACCGGTGAGCCCGACGGTGGCCCTGAAGATCGCGAGAGGAGTCGCCGCAGGACTCGGCTACGCCCATGAGAGGGGAGTGATCCACCGGGACATCAAACCGGCAAACCTCCTCATCGCACCCGGATGGGTCCCGAAGATCACCGACTGGGGCCTGGGCAAGGAGGTCGCCGATACCGGGACGACAACGGTGGTCGCCTTCTCCCTGGACTACGCAGCCCCCGAACAGGTTTCGCCCTCGCAGTTCGGGTCTCCCGGCAAGGAGACCGACATCTTCCAGTTCGGGGTGGTGCTGTACGAACTTCTCACCGGCAGGCGCCCGTTCCCTGGTGAGGGGATCGGCGAGGTGAGCATGGCGATCCTCACTGCCGACCCTCCCCTCCCCTCAACGCTGGACCCCTCCCTTGCCTGCTGGGACAGGGTCGTGGAGAGGTGTCTGGCAAAAGATCCGAAGCACCGGTACCGCTCGGTCGCAGACCTCCTCGCTGCCCTGGACGAGGTGGAGGAGGAGTGAATCGTTGAACCAATCGGTTCAACCATTGCACTCCAGGTATTTCGGGAATATTTATCCGCACCTGCAGACTGGTGATCAGGGTGTCCATCCGGCACCCGATATCTGGAGGAAGAAGATGAGAAAGATCGGCATCATCGGCATCATATGCCTCTGTTGTGTCGGTGCGTTTCTGGCCATGCCGGCAAGCGCATTCTTCGGCGGAGACTCCGGCCATGCCCCCAGGATGCACTATGCCCAGGGGGGTGCATTGAGTGCTGCATGCGAGGAGAACAGGTTCGGCGGGTTCGGTGCGGGCAACCACGGCGCA
Encoded proteins:
- a CDS encoding ABC transporter permease codes for the protein MAADIFFDLSVRSVRRHFLRSLLAAVGIVIGVVAITSMGIMGTSMSLSVTDSLTETGNVLVIYPDSGGDGGGKMGGPSGGDEDEYISENQVRDIVRAAGSNEVVPIYSETEQIRAGSEERRATIYGLDTDQLPDLFEVAEGDYPRSTSGVLVGPTLAENLDLKVGTRIKIGDPDDEGQHTVRVNGILEERGMSMDLNTDNAVIASDRWFTSVFGGEGEYDQVNVVVGAIEDIDQVKDDIDRHLNKKDDEVRIWDSGQMLESITSTLDTMTGFIMAIGGISLLVAAVSIFNVMMMSVTERTREIGILRSIGTRRTIVRRMFLYEAFILGGVGAVIGGVLSLVAGYLAVLVMIGDAAYFFTPEALIYVPYGMCIGVAVCVFSGLYPAWKAADLDPVMALAAE
- a CDS encoding FHA domain-containing protein; translated protein: MEDEEGTHTLLVERDEDFLAELSEYLDVLGSGTRLKILKAIERRPKDVREISREIETSYENTKKHIDKLLRIGVIRKEAGMSRPTVKGVHPVWKYSVVPGGMEGIVRSLSLFGNIGLMPSDAVLSERLAAVQEQVSEELATAVPVLMLLGGPDDGKVFPLHGERVAVGREDPAGAGEYDEVVDIVLAEHYAAVTRVTRPHALLTLEEGTWYLEDCGSTGGTVLNSVPLEGKQKVALSDGDLIGLGKGMKGARLVVTLPGA
- a CDS encoding serine/threonine-protein kinase; the protein is MTCMRSPEALIWCLLLFFLVGVVAPVMGAAEVMIPVEGPHMDVQEMQHPWREGNVTGDAGGFQPARAGFHPAANQAALATTVMAYFTAFFSVGLSILVVAVLFTLGRGTSRGYRYALPRGGFGLLATAYGISGSFSAIFAVGALSTFNLVTMNSISGGGRAPDLTVAFVGICLVYLAFSSFALAYASFRRLPVIYLLRAHPLPALTLLLVGLVGAVPLFRGPGGDLLAVPVLLASAIFPVLQMRGLTVTERGSATITGGDEGPLTVVGDEEAVPPRSPSGFPAGFSGRYADVTYVGRGGNASVFRAVRRTDGEVVAVKIPLGTDELTGRYFLKEMRIWEGLDHPNIVRLYALNILPVPFVEMEYVEQSLQEIEKPVSPTVALKIARGVAAGLGYAHERGVIHRDIKPANLLIAPGWVPKITDWGLGKEVADTGTTTVVAFSLDYAAPEQVSPSQFGSPGKETDIFQFGVVLYELLTGRRPFPGEGIGEVSMAILTADPPLPSTLDPSLACWDRVVERCLAKDPKHRYRSVADLLAALDEVEEE